In Euzebyales bacterium, the genomic window AGCCCGACGAGCTTGCGCCCGTGCCAGAACACCTCGCCCCGTCCGCGAGTGGCGTAGCAGACCGCCGCCAGCAGCTGCTCGCGGGCGGATCCGCGCCGTCGTGCCGTGGACGGGCCGTCGTGGACCGTCAGCCCGGTGACGCCGAGGTCGCGCAGACCGTCCTGCCACGCCGTGCCCACGTGGTCGAACGCCTCGGTCAGTCGCCCCGATCCCCAGGGATGGCCCGCCGGCAGCAGAACGTCCAGCGCCAGCACGTCGGGCGAGAGCCACACGGCGCCGCCACCGGAGAAGCGGCTGACGACCGCGCTGCCGACGTCACTCAGCCGCACGTTCCCCTGTCCCCGCCCGAGCACGATCGCCGCCGCCGTGCTGCGGTACCAGCGCAGCGTGGGTACCGGCAGGTCCGCCAGTGCGTCGAACGCGGCGACGCCGTCGTCGAGCAGCGTCGCCGCGTCGTCGACCTGCAGGGGCAGGACCCGCCACGCCTCCGTCATGCCGTGGCAACCGCTGTGCCCAACCGCGCGCGTCGGAGCGCGAGCGCCGTCCCGAGGCCGGCCAGGTGGGTGACCGCCGCCGCGATCAGTCCGACCTGGTAGGCGCCCGTCACGTCGACCGACCATCCGAAGGCGGGCGCGCCGACCCCGAGGCCGACGAGGAACCCGAACATCACGATGCCCGAGCCCGCGCCCGCGGCACGCTCCGGCAGGCGGGCGATGACCGCGAACATGCCGACCGAGTTCCACGATCCCGAGCTGCCGCCCAGTGCGGCGGCGCCGAGCCACAGCAGCGGCGGCACCCGTGACGACGCGATGATCGCGCCGACGGCCGCGACGCTGATGGCGGCCAGGATCGCCAGCGTGCGCGGTGCGTCGCTGCGATGCTCGGCGAACCAGCTCCAGCCGATGCGTCCGGCGACGCCGAACAGCCCCGCGGCGGACACCAGCAGCCCGGCGATCCTGGGATCCCATCCGAGCGCGGTGCGACCGTAGTCGGGCAGGTAGGTGAACACCGCCGACCAACCGGCACCCATCAGGAACCCGTACGTGGCGAGCCGCAGCAGGAACGGCGAGCGCGCCAGCGTGCCCCGGTCCATACCGTCGTCGGACCCCGACGGTATGCGGTCGTCATCGCCTGTCGGCAGGATGCGGCGACTGAACGCCAACCCGACGATCGGCGCCAGCGCGGCGAGGAGCAGCGTCGGACGCCACCCGATCGTCTCGGCGCCGAGCGGCAGCAGCGATCCGCCGAGGAACACGCCGACCTGCACGCCGGACTGCTTGATCCCGGTCAGCGCTCCACGCCCGCCGTCGACGCCGTGCAGCGAGATCAGCTTGTTCGTCGCAGGGTTGGCCATGGACTGGGCGCCGCCTGCCGTCAACGCCGCGACCATCACCAGCGCGTAGACCGGTGACAGCGCGATGGCCGCCAACGCGGCCCCACTGAGGCCGAGCGTGACCAGCAGGGCGTTGCGGCCACCGATCCGGTCGCTGATGCGACCCATCGGCGGGGACAGCACCGCGCCGACGACGGCGGCCGTGGTCACCAGCGCGCCCAGTTGCCAGCGCTGCAGGCGGAAGGCGTCGAGCAGGGCACCGGACAGCACGGAGAACGTCGTGAACGCGAAGGTCGACGACGCCATCGTGACGGCCAGCAGCGCGGCGAACCCGGCGCGGTGCGGTGTGGCCCCGGAGGCCGTGGTCACGCCGGACCGCCCGCCGCCACTGGCGGACGCGACAGCGGCGGTCGGTCGCTGGGCATTGCGGCCACCGTACCCGCACCGGTGGCCTGCGACGCGCCGGCGTGCAACCGCTACGGTGCTGACGTTCCCACCCCGTCGTCGCGGCGCGGTGGTTCGACCTGCCGCCGACGCCGGTGGCGCCACCCGACGACGGAGGAGGACGATCACCGTGCTTCAGCGCCGGCGATCGTCGCCCGCGCGCCTGATCGCCCTGTCCTTCCTGGCGGCGATCGCCGTCGGCGCCGTGCTGCTGTCACTGCCGATGTCGCACGCTGACGGGGTCCGCGTCACCGTGCTCGACGCGTTGTTCACCGCGACCAGCGCGGTCTGCGTGACCGGCCTCGTCGTGGTCGACACCGGCACCGCGTTCAGCCGCTTCGACCAGTTCGTGATCATGGCGCTGTTCCAACTCGGTGGCCTCGGCCTGCTGACGCTCGGCACGGTGCTGACGCTGGCGACCGGCCGCCGGTTGGGATACGGCGCGCGGATCCGCATCCGGGAGCAGGTCAGCGCCACCGACCTGGGCAGCGTGCTGTTGCTGGTGCGGTCGATCGTCGTGCTGGTCGCCGTCGTGGAAGGCGTCGGCGCCGTGCTGCTGGCCGGCCCGTTCGTCCGCGCGGAGGGTTGGACGGCCGGCGTCTTCCACGCCGTGTTCCACAGCGTCAGCGCGTTCAACAACGCCGGCTTCGCGCTCTACGCCGACAGCCTGTCCGGCTTCGCATCAAACCCGCTGATGAACGCCACCGTGATCGGCCTGATCGTGATCGGCGGGCTCGGGTTCGTGGTGATCGTGAACCTGATCGGGCACTACCGACCGTCACAACGTGCCCGGGTGACGTTGCACACCCGCATGGCCGTCAGCATCACGATCCTCCTGGTCGCGGCTGCCGCCGTGACCTTTCTGCTGCTGGAGTGGGGCAATCCCGAGACGTTGCAGCCAATGGCGGTGCCCGATCGCCTGCAGGCGAGCCCGTTCCAGGCGGTCACGCCGCGCACGGCGGGCTTCAACACGCTCGACTACGCGAGCATGAACACGTCCACGGTGCTGTTCACCATCCTGCTGATGTTCATCGGCGGCAACCCGGGATCGACGGCTGGCGGCATCAAGACGCTGACGTTCTTCGTGCTGGTGATCGCGGCGTGGAGCGTCATTCGTCGCCGTCCGGACATCTCTGCCTTCAACCGGCGGATCGCTCCGGGCACGGTGGTGCGCGCCGGCGTGATCGGCTTCAGCGGTGTGATGGTGTGCGGTGCGGCGTTGACGCTGCTGGCGATCACCGAACCCGACATCACACTGTCCGCGCTGCTGTTCGAGACGGTCTCGGCATTCGGCACCGTCGGGCTGTCGCTGGGCGCGACCGCTGACCTCAGCCCCTTCGGCCGCATCGTTATCATGCTGTTGATGTACCTCGGTCGCATCG contains:
- a CDS encoding MFS transporter translates to MTTASGATPHRAGFAALLAVTMASSTFAFTTFSVLSGALLDAFRLQRWQLGALVTTAAVVGAVLSPPMGRISDRIGGRNALLVTLGLSGAALAAIALSPVYALVMVAALTAGGAQSMANPATNKLISLHGVDGGRGALTGIKQSGVQVGVFLGGSLLPLGAETIGWRPTLLLAALAPIVGLAFSRRILPTGDDDRIPSGSDDGMDRGTLARSPFLLRLATYGFLMGAGWSAVFTYLPDYGRTALGWDPRIAGLLVSAAGLFGVAGRIGWSWFAEHRSDAPRTLAILAAISVAAVGAIIASSRVPPLLWLGAAALGGSSGSWNSVGMFAVIARLPERAAGAGSGIVMFGFLVGLGVGAPAFGWSVDVTGAYQVGLIAAAVTHLAGLGTALALRRARLGTAVATA
- a CDS encoding TrkH family potassium uptake protein, yielding MLQRRRSSPARLIALSFLAAIAVGAVLLSLPMSHADGVRVTVLDALFTATSAVCVTGLVVVDTGTAFSRFDQFVIMALFQLGGLGLLTLGTVLTLATGRRLGYGARIRIREQVSATDLGSVLLLVRSIVVLVAVVEGVGAVLLAGPFVRAEGWTAGVFHAVFHSVSAFNNAGFALYADSLSGFASNPLMNATVIGLIVIGGLGFVVIVNLIGHYRPSQRARVTLHTRMAVSITILLVAAAAVTFLLLEWGNPETLQPMAVPDRLQASPFQAVTPRTAGFNTLDYASMNTSTVLFTILLMFIGGNPGSTAGGIKTLTFFVLVIAAWSVIRRRPDISAFNRRIAPGTVVRAGVIGFSGVMVCGAALTLLAITEPDITLSALLFETVSAFGTVGLSLGATADLSPFGRIVIMLLMYLGRIGFMTFALTLVAEHPAREIRYPAEDVVIG